One window of Dysidea avara chromosome 11, odDysAvar1.4, whole genome shotgun sequence genomic DNA carries:
- the LOC136237534 gene encoding uncharacterized protein produces the protein MLYLLLWLCVAISLVNSEDCKTKHKERFFNVSREIDDAIDRNKDYGKIITDNNVPENYTISNNTQRVLNGMNSTCRYYTDVNSYKYQLQEVLFHKDVLPNELLEKITSLLINLQVAASSLQHFRMIVASNKPCLEFTAEEYKHIYAVSNKSNDLMYELKLSTKTWINQMEHYPLT, from the exons ATGTTATATCTGCTGCTGTGGTTGTGTGTGGCTATTTCTCTAGTCAACAGTGAAGACTGCAAGACAAAACATAAAGAAAGATTTTTTAATGTATCTAGAGAAATTGATGATGCCATTGACAGG AATAAGGATTACGGGAAAATCATAACTGATAACAATGTGCCAGAGAATTACACCATTTCCAACAACACACAACGTGTTTTGAATGGGATGAATTCAACATGTAGATATTACACTGATGTTAATTCTTACAAGTATCAACTACAAGAGGTCTTGTTTCACAAAGATGTGTTACCCAATGAGCTACTTGAAAAGATAACTTCATTACTAATCAACTTACAAGTTGCTGCAAGTAGTCTGCAGCATTTTAGG ATGATCGTCGCTTCCAACAAGCCGTGCCTAGAATTTACAGCTGAAGAATACAAGCACATTTATGCAGTGAGCAACAAGAGTAATGATCTTATGTACGAGTTGAAGCTCAGCACAAAAACATGGATAAACCAAATGGAACATTATCCTTTGACTTAA
- the LOC136239191 gene encoding tyrosine-protein phosphatase non-receptor type 11-like, producing the protein MDQPSNWHPLSDSPLPLFATKVLPYHMREQVNDMSCVASKGSPTGFAEEFDHLHSYQCKVLHSRKEGTKPANQSKNRYPNSIPFDYNRIVLKTFHRSSSDYINAIVDKSQVRRKSTSPYRDACNDFWNILHEEDISFIIMATNESEHDNFYSPYDHE; encoded by the exons ATGGACCAGCCTTCAAACTGGCACCCCCTCTCGGATTCACCCCta CCATTATTTGCAACTAAAGTGCTACCATATCATATGAGGGAACAAGTCAATGACATGTCATGTGTGGCTAGCAAAGGATCACCTACTGGATTTGCTGAGGAGTTTGATCATCTCCATAGTTATCAGTGTAAAGTGTTACACAGCAGAAAGGAAGGAACCAAACCAGCTAATCAGTCAAAGAATCGTTACCCAAACAGTATACCTT TTGATTACAACAGGATTGTACTGAAAACATTTCACCGTTCATCGTCTGATTATATTAATGCAATagt GGACAAGTCCCAGGTTCGGAGAAAAAGTACATCACCATACAGGGATGCTTGTAATGATTTTTGGAATATATTACATGAGGAAGACATCAGCTTCATAATTATGGCTACCAATGAAAGTGAACATGATAAC TTTTATAGTCCCTATGATCATGAATAA
- the LOC136237531 gene encoding tyrosine-protein phosphatase non-receptor type 11-like isoform X1: MDPKRWFHPNLTTDNAKKLLLTKEDGSFLSYLSQSSGCFIIAVRRGNDVVPLRITSDGDRFSLHKGNSFSTLWELLQFYMENPGLLKQTNGDTLELKHPVYCQGGVKERWFHGNISGQEAERLLMMKGSTGSYLMRSSVSSPGDMVLLIRKDNRVTNVKIYNKGPVYDVGGGLQFSCMSNLIDHYKRNPMAEMNGEVIELKEPLFATKVLPYHMRERVDDMSCVASKGSPTGFAEEFDHLHSYQCKVLHSRKEGTKPANQSKNRYPNIIPFDYNRIVLKTFHRSSSDYINASYISGQVPGSEKKYIATQGCLESTVNDFWNMLYEEDVSIIIMATNESEHDNDRCACYWPKIAQTKTYGKIRVQAMSVDKSQVYVLREFYLLRENSSPKYVSQYHFTSWPDKAGMPDNPDDILTLLQEVGQHYKFIKDSKADVGPIVVHCNNGIGRTGSLIAIDIIIDVLKSRGMEHEIDIMETVLHLRNQRFGMVQTEAQYRFIYLAILACIQRKQTELISLD; the protein is encoded by the exons ATGGATCCCAAAAG GTGGTTCCATCCGAATCTTACTACTGACAATGCAAAAAAGTTGCTGCTGACAAAGGAAGATGGAAGCTTCCTGAGTTACCTCTCCCAGTCATCAGGTTGTTTTATTATTGCAGTCAG AAGAGGAAATGATGTTGTACCATTGAGAATAACCAGTGATGGTGACCGATTCTCTCTACATAAAGGCAACAGTTTCAGTACTCTCTGGGAACTGTTACAATTTTACATGGAGAATCCTGGGTTATTGAAGCAGACGAATGGGGACACACTTGAACTAAAACATCCTGTATACTGTCAGGGTGGTGTTAAGGAAAG gtggtttcatggtaatATCAGTGGACAGGAAGCAGAAAGGTTACTGATGATGAAAGGCTCTACCGGAAGTTATCTAATGCGTTCATCAGTGTCCAGTCCTGGGGACATGGTGTTGTTGATAAG GAAAGACAATCGTGTGACAAATGTCAAAATCTACAACAAGGGACCGGTGTATGACGTCGGTGGTGGATTGCAGTTTTCCTGCATGTCAAATCTCATCGATCACTACAAGAGGAACCCGATGGCAGAAATGAATGGAGAAGTGATTGAGTTGAAAGAG CCATTATTTGCAACTAAAGTGCTACCCTATCATATGAGGGAACGAGTCGATGACATGTCGTGTGTGGCTAGCAAAGGATCACCTACTGGATTTGCTGAGGAGTTTGATCATCTCCATAGTTATCAGTGTAAAGTGTTACACAGCAGAAAGGAAGGAACCAAACCAGCTAATCAGTCAAAGAATCGTTACCCAAACATTATACCTT TTGATTACAACAGGATTGTACTGAAAACATTTCACCGTTCATCGTCTGATTATATTAACGCAAGCTATATTAGT GGACAAGTCCCAGGTTCAGAGAAGAAGTACATTGCCACACAGGGATGCTTGGAGTCAACAGTTAATGATTTTTGGAATATGTTATATGAGGAAGACGTCAGCATCATAATCATGGCTACCAATGAAAGTGAACATGATAAC GATAGATGTGCCTGTTACTGGCCCAAGATAGCTCAGACCAAGACTTACGGAAAAATTCGAGTACAAGCAATGTCAGTGGATAAGAGTCAGGTGTACGTTTTGAGAGAGTTTTATTTGTTGAGAGAGAACAGCAGTCCAAAATACGTCTCACAGTATCACTTCACCTCGTGGCCAGACAAGGCAGGGATGCCTGACAATCCAGACGACATATTGACTTTGTTGCAAGAAGTTGGCCAACACTACAAATTTATTAAAGATTCAAAAGCTGATGTCGGCCCCATAGTTGTTCACTGCAATAATGGAATTGGCAGAACAGGAAGCTTGATTGCTATCGACATCATAATTGATGTTTTGAAATCCAGAG GAATGGAACATGAAATCGATATTATGGAAACAGTTTTACACTTACGAAACCAAAGATTTGGCATGGTTCAGACTGAG GCACAATACAGGTTTATCTACTTGGCTATATTGGCCTGCATTCAAAGGAAACAGACTGAATTAATATCACTTGACTAG
- the LOC136237532 gene encoding probable 2-ketogluconate reductase, giving the protein MSTRKYYVYLNGPLDCEGLQKQLDDVFTIVTPEALEEHRSKIVAVCVNNPVNSELIQSLPSLKVISCISVGYDHVDVQTAAKLGIRVGHTPYVLDDATADIAMTLLLGSARRIIEGDKIARDPSTVSFPGNKFLGQEVSGSTIGIVGMGRIGSKIAKRASKGFDMKVVYHNRRQKSAEEEHTVCATYVPVLNELLQQCDFVVLAAPSTKETYRMMGREQFKAMKKTGIFINIARGALVDHDALMEALRDGEIAHAGLDVTDPEPLPRDHPLLTMTNITIVPHIGSATYTTRKKMVETAIGNIMAGVKGEPLLYEVPETKNA; this is encoded by the coding sequence ATGTCTACAAGGAAATATTACGTATATTTGAATGGGCCACTGGACTGTGAAGGTTTACAGAAGCAGTTAGATGATGTGTTTACCATTGTGACCCCTGAAGCACTTGAAGAGCACAGAAGCAAGATAGTGGCAGTTTGTGTCAATAATCCTGTCAACAGTGAATTGATTCAGTCCCTTCCCTCACTGAAAGTCATCAGTTGTATAAGTGTAGGATATGATCACGTGGATGTACAAACTGCTGCTAAGTTAGGGATAAGGGTTGGACACACCCCCTATGTGTTGGATGATGCAACTGCTGATATTGCTATGACACTGTTGTTAGGTAGTGCTAGAAGAATTATAGAGGGTGATAAAATAGCACGAGATCCTTCAACCGTCAGCTTTCCTGGAAATAAGTTTCTTGGACAAGAAGTATCTGGTAGTACAATTGGTATAGTGGGAATGGGTCGTATTGGTAGTAAGATAGCAAAGAGAGCAAGTAAGGGATTTGACATGAAGGTAGTCTACCATAACAGACGACAGAAGTCAGCCGAAGAGGAACATACTGTGTGTGCTACATATGTTCCTGTTCTGAATGAGTTACTCCAACAGTGTGACTTTGTTGTTTTAGCTGCACCATCTACCAAGGAGACCTACCGGATGATGGGAAGAGAACAATTTAAAGCAATGAAGAAGACGGGAATTTTTATAAATATTGCAAGAGGTGCTTTAGTAGATCATGATGCATTAATGGAGGCTCTAAGAGATGGTGAGATTGCTCATGCTGGACTAGATGTAACAGATCCAGAGCCACTACCAAGAGATCATCCATTACTTACCATGACTAACATCACCATTGTTCCGCACATCGGAAGCGCTACATATACCACAAGAAAGAAGATGGTGGAAACTGCTATTGGTAACATAATGGCTGGAGTTAAGGGAGAACCATTGCTTTATGAAGTACCTGAAACCAaaaatgcatga
- the LOC136238015 gene encoding probable 2-ketogluconate reductase — protein sequence MSAGRYYVYQSKIIDDERLQQQLDDSFNIVTSETLEEHKNKIVAICSIKTAISGDLIRSLPALKVISCHSVGYDHVNMQAATELGIRVGHTPYVLDDATADIAMTLLLGSARRIIEGDKIARDPSTVSFPGNKFLGQEVSGSTIGVVGMGRIGSKIAKRASKGFDMKVVYHNRRQKSAEEEHAVCATYVPVLNELLQQCDFVVLAAPSTKETYRMMGREQFKAMKKTGIFINIARGALVDHDALVEALRDGEIAHAGLDVTDPEPLPRDHPLLTMNNVTFTPHVGTATHATRKKLVEVVIGNIMAGLKEEPLLYEVPETKNNKCTRIV from the coding sequence ATGTCTGCTGGAAGATATTACGTATATCAGAGTAAGATTATTGACGATGAGAGACTTCAGCAGCAGTTGGATGACTCCTTCAACATCGTAACGTCTGAAACGTTGGAAGAGCACAAAAACAAGATAGTTGCAATTTGTTCAATCAAGACCGCCATTAGTGGCGACTTAATCCGATCCCTTCCAGCGTTGAAAGTCATTTCATGTCACTCTGTAGGATATGATCACGTGAATATGCAAGCTGCTACAGAATTAGGGATAAGAGTGGGACACACCCCCTATGTGCTGGATGACGCAACTGCTGATATTGCTATGACACTGTTGTTAGGTAGTGCTAGAAGGATTATAGAGGGTGATAAAATAGCACGAGATCCTTCAACCGTCAGCTTTCCCGGAAATAAGTTTCTTGGACAAGAAGTATCTGGTAGTACAATTGGTGTAGTTGGAATGGGTCGTATTGGTAGTAAGATAGCAAAGAGAGCAAGTAAGGGATTTGACATGAAGGTAGTCTACCATAACAGACGACAGAAGTCAGCTGAAGAGGAACATGCCGTGTGTGCTACATATGTTCCTGTTCTGAATGAGTTACTCCAACAATGTGACTTTGTTGTTTTAGCTGCACCATCTACCAAGGAGACCTACCGGATGATGGGAAGAGAACAATTTAAAGCAATGAAGAAGACAGGAATTTTTATAAACATTGCAAGAGGTGCTTTAGTAGATCATGATGCATTAGTAGAGGCTCTAAGAGATGGTGAGATTGCTCATGCTGGACTAGATGTAACAGATCCAGAGCCACTACCAAGAGATCATCCATTACTTACCATGAATAATGTCACTTTCACTCCACATGTTGGAACTGCTACACATGCTACCAGGAAGAAGTTAGTGGAGGTTGTTATTGGTAACATAATGGCTGGATTAAAGGAAGAACCATTGCTTTATGAAGTACCTGAAACCAAAAACAACAAATGCACAAGGATTGTTTGA